One genomic region from Populus nigra chromosome 8, ddPopNigr1.1, whole genome shotgun sequence encodes:
- the LOC133701209 gene encoding uncharacterized protein LOC133701209, with the protein MMSASSKMAEQLKLHQRWEFRRKDNDSDSSSNDSKPSGEPALKTCKLISSFISVDNEETSEASKLHQNGNCDPGISDQMKYGKAENGRRRRKSKRDDSAPNDIKKGPRKGVRRKKSKTITDEQAVFYDLKKYMNFLLEDLKVSRENLLKWMREEMQKLVAEETVSELATRECSFRGEKVQLQNQTNFEENAEVQHRNIFEKNIPAQHQNNIQGYGQLQAHKEFEENVHRQNLINFENTEVHHQETIFLQNRNAFKSFEGAQDCNDESTERFSETNKSADFSNCSLSLYSQAGYSRANVPSSRTEKDTEERMALSAKLNSKPSSSDQNVQVQQLNSIVLGIRAQSNNKSSERSAKGRKTSDSNRHHQVPEHQSDCAQVIGSLTSTERDKGERLPLSVQPMFPANSNQVASSMYLTLPTVLTKPHVANHRFDTSSLNSIQPRLAGNQIGLSSERPNLLLGSSSLHGYFQDMQPEERSRNFAQVSSRGISYFNQNSTSSIFGNGLPDPFLQAVNSNFNIPTQVSLENLARESSMPSLSMRGGATRLPGGSYSFSEQFTASNFLNHSSFKVDGRLMAYQDGYQFPK; encoded by the coding sequence ATGATGTCCGCCAGCTCTAAAATGGCAGAGCAACTGAAACTGCATCAACGCTGGGAGTTTAGGAGGAAAGACAATGATTCCGATTCTTCTAGCAATGATTCAAAACCAAGTGGCGAGCCAGCTCTCAAAACATGCAAACTGATCTCCAGCTTCATTTCAGTTGACAATGAGGAAACTAGCGAGGCTAGTAAACTGCACCAGAATGGGAACTGTGATCCTGGTATTTCGGACCAAATGAAATATGGGAAAGCTGAAAATGGccggaggaggaggaagagtaaAAGGGATGATTCAGCTCCTAATGATATAAAGAAGGGCCCTCGTAAAGGAGTCCGCCGTAAGAAGAGTAAAACTATTACTGATGAGCAGGCTGTATTTTATGATCTTAAGAAATACATGAACTTCTTATTGGAGGATCTTAAAGTTTCAAGAGAGAATTTGTTGAAGTGGATGAGGGAAGAAATGCAGAAATTGGTGGCAGAGGAGACAGTTTCTGAGCTGGCAACAAGAGAATGCAGCTTCAGAGGAGAGAAAGTTCAATTGCAGAACCAAACCAACTTTGAGGAGAATGCGGAAGTTCAGCACCGAAACATCTTCGAGAAGAACATACCGGCACAacatcaaaacaacattcaggGGTATGGCCAACTGCAGGCCCATAAAGAGTTTGAGGAGAACGTCCACAGGCAGAACCTAATCAATTTCGAGAACACTGAAGTGCATCATCAGGAGACCATTTTCCTGCAGAATCGAAATGCCTTCAAATCTTTCGAAGGGGCTCAAGACTGCAATGACGAATCTACAGAGAGGTTTAGTGAAACCAATAAATCAGCTGATTTTAGTAATTGCAGTCTATCATTGTACAGTCAAGCTGGTTATAGCCGAGCAAATGTACCCTCATCAAGAACTGAGAAGGACACAGAAGAAAGAATGGCATTATCTGCCAAGTTGAATTCTAAACCTAGTTCTTCGGATCAGAATGTGCAAGTGCAGCAGCTAAATAGCATTGTGTTGGGCATAAGAGCTCAAAGCAACAATAAATCTTCAGAGAGGTCTGCAAAAGGCAGAAAGACTAGTGATTCTAATCGTCACCATCAAGTACCTGAACATCAATCTGATTGTGCCCAAGTGATTGGATCCTTGACATCAACTGAGAGGGACAAAGGAGAAAGGCTGCCATTATCTGTCCAACCAATGTTTCCAGCTAACTCGAACCAGGTAGCTTCGTCAATGTACTTAACACTGCCTACTGTGTTAACAAAGCCTCATGTAGCAAACCATAGGTTTGATACATCTTCATTGAACTCTATTCAACCAAGACTTGCTGGGAATCAAATAGGCTTGAGTTCAGAAAGACCGAATCTGTTACTAGGTTCAAGCAGTCTTCATGGATACTTTCAGGACATGCAGCCAGAGGAAAGAAGTAGAAACTTTGCTCAAGTGAGTTCGAGAGGCATCAGTTACTTCAATCAAAATAGCACGTCATCAATTTTTGGAAATGGACTCCCAGATCCATTTCTTCAGGCCGTAAatagtaattttaatattcCAACCCAAGTCAGCTTGGAAAATCTAGCTCGAGAAAGCAGCATGCCAAGCCTAAGCATGAGAGGAGGAGCCACGAGGCTTCCAGGGGGGAGCTACTCTTTCTCAGAACAGTTTACAGCCAGCAACTTTCTCAACCATTCTAGTTTCAAAGTAGATGGTAGACTAATGGCATATCAAGATGGTTATCAATTCCCAAAATAG
- the LOC133701671 gene encoding signal peptide peptidase-like 2 isoform X2: MDLQKLCLVITVTAVISLVCYPSSVTAGDIVHDDNLAPKKPGCENDFVLVKVQTWVDGVEDAEFVGVGARFGTTIVSKEKNANQIRLTLSDPLDCCSAPKHKLDGDVIMVHRGHCKFTTKANNAEAAGASALLIINNQKELYKMVCEPDETDLDIHIPAVMLPQDAGSSLEKMLLTNSSVSVQLYSPRRPLVDIAEVFLWLMAVGTILCASYWSAWSAREAAIEQDKLLKDAVDEIPNEKAVGFSTVVDINTTSAVLFVVIASCFLVILYKLMSYWFIELLVVLFCIGGVEGLQTCLVALLSRWFKHAGESYIKVPFFGPLSYLTLAVAPFCIAFAVVWAVYRTVSFAWIGQDILGIALIITVLQIVHVPNLKVGTVLLSCAFLYDIFWVFVSKKVFHESVMIVVARGDRSGEDGIPMLLKIPRLFDPWGGYSIIGFGDILLPGLLIAFSLRFTLHSVILWHVFAGSIFLTCIYSCKLNIC; the protein is encoded by the exons ATGGATTTGCAAAAACTGTGCCTTGTGATCACTGTCACAGCTGTGATTTCACTGGTGTGTTACCCATCTTCAGTTACCGCAGGAGATATAGTTCATGATGATAATTTAGCCCCAAAAAAGCCAGGCTGCGAAAATGACTTCGTTTTG GTAAAAGTTCAAACTTGGGTCGATGGAGTTGAGGATGCTGAATTTGTTGGTGTGGGTGCTAGATTTGGCACTACCATTGTgtcaaaagagaaaaatgcaaACCAAATTCGCCTCACACTTTCAGACCCTCTAGATTGTTGTAGTGCACCTAAGCATAAG CTTGATGGAGATGTCATCATGGTTCACCGAGGTCATTGCAAGTTCACTACCAAAGCAAATAATGCTGAGGCTGCTGGTGCTTCAGCCTTGCTCATTATAAATAACCAAAAAG AACTTTACAAGATGGTCTGTGAGCCTGATGAAACTGATCTGGATATACACATACCTGCTGTTATGCTTCCACAAGATGCAGGTTCAAGCTTGGAAAAAATGCTGCTAACTAATTCATCTG TGTCTGTGCAGCTTTACTCTCCAAGGCGACCATTAGTTGATATTGCTGAAGTCTTTTTGTGGTTGATGGCAGTCGGTACCATCTTGTGCGCCTCTTATTGGTCTGCATGGAGTGCCAGAGAAGCAGCTATTGAACAAGACAAGCTATTGAAG GATGCTGTGGATGAAATTCCAAATGAAAAGGCTGTGGGTTTTAGTACTGTTGTAGACATTAATACAACGTCAGCTGTTCTGTTTGTTGTCATTGCTTCATGCTTCTTGGTCATACTTTACAAACTCATGTCATATTGGTTCATAGAGCTTTTGGTGGTCCTCTTCTGCATAGGTGGTGTGGAG GGATTGCAAACTTGCCTGGTCGCTTTGTTGTCAAG GTGGTTCAAGCATGCTGGAGAATCATACATTAAGGTGCCATTCTTTGGACCTCTCTCTTACCTAACTTTGGCTGTTGCTCCATTCTGCATAGCATTTGCAGTTGTTTGGGCTGTGTATCGCACTGTTTCCTTTGCCTGGATAGGTCAAGATATACTG GGAATTGCACTGATAATCACCGTTCTGCAAATTGTCCATGTGCCTAATCTCAAG GTGGGTACAGTTCTTCTCAGTTGTGCGTTCTTGTATGACATCTTTTGGGTGTTTGTTTCTAAGAAGGTGTTCCATGAAAGCGTCATGATTGTG GTGGCTCGTGGTGATAGAAGTGGAGAGGATGGAATACCGATGCTGTTAAAGATCCCACGCTTGTTTGATCCTTGGGGTGGTTACAGCATCATAGGATTTGGTGACATCCTTTTACCCGGATTGCTGATAGCATTTTCCCTCAGGTTTACACTTCACTCAGTGATCCTCTGGCATGTATTTGCAGGAAGTATATTCTTAACCTGCATCTATTCTTGTAAGCTCAATATTTGCTAG
- the LOC133701671 gene encoding signal peptide peptidase-like 2 isoform X1, with amino-acid sequence MDLQKLCLVITVTAVISLVCYPSSVTAGDIVHDDNLAPKKPGCENDFVLVKVQTWVDGVEDAEFVGVGARFGTTIVSKEKNANQIRLTLSDPLDCCSAPKHKLDGDVIMVHRGHCKFTTKANNAEAAGASALLIINNQKELYKMVCEPDETDLDIHIPAVMLPQDAGSSLEKMLLTNSSVSVQLYSPRRPLVDIAEVFLWLMAVGTILCASYWSAWSAREAAIEQDKLLKDAVDEIPNEKAVGFSTVVDINTTSAVLFVVIASCFLVILYKLMSYWFIELLVVLFCIGGVEGLQTCLVALLSRWFKHAGESYIKVPFFGPLSYLTLAVAPFCIAFAVVWAVYRTVSFAWIGQDILGIALIITVLQIVHVPNLKVGTVLLSCAFLYDIFWVFVSKKVFHESVMIVVARGDRSGEDGIPMLLKIPRLFDPWGGYSIIGFGDILLPGLLIAFSLRYDWLATKSLRAGYFPWAMLAYGLGLLVTYVALNLMDGHGQPALLYIVPFTLGTFLALGKKRGDLRVLWTQGEPETPCSHVRLQHSEELD; translated from the exons ATGGATTTGCAAAAACTGTGCCTTGTGATCACTGTCACAGCTGTGATTTCACTGGTGTGTTACCCATCTTCAGTTACCGCAGGAGATATAGTTCATGATGATAATTTAGCCCCAAAAAAGCCAGGCTGCGAAAATGACTTCGTTTTG GTAAAAGTTCAAACTTGGGTCGATGGAGTTGAGGATGCTGAATTTGTTGGTGTGGGTGCTAGATTTGGCACTACCATTGTgtcaaaagagaaaaatgcaaACCAAATTCGCCTCACACTTTCAGACCCTCTAGATTGTTGTAGTGCACCTAAGCATAAG CTTGATGGAGATGTCATCATGGTTCACCGAGGTCATTGCAAGTTCACTACCAAAGCAAATAATGCTGAGGCTGCTGGTGCTTCAGCCTTGCTCATTATAAATAACCAAAAAG AACTTTACAAGATGGTCTGTGAGCCTGATGAAACTGATCTGGATATACACATACCTGCTGTTATGCTTCCACAAGATGCAGGTTCAAGCTTGGAAAAAATGCTGCTAACTAATTCATCTG TGTCTGTGCAGCTTTACTCTCCAAGGCGACCATTAGTTGATATTGCTGAAGTCTTTTTGTGGTTGATGGCAGTCGGTACCATCTTGTGCGCCTCTTATTGGTCTGCATGGAGTGCCAGAGAAGCAGCTATTGAACAAGACAAGCTATTGAAG GATGCTGTGGATGAAATTCCAAATGAAAAGGCTGTGGGTTTTAGTACTGTTGTAGACATTAATACAACGTCAGCTGTTCTGTTTGTTGTCATTGCTTCATGCTTCTTGGTCATACTTTACAAACTCATGTCATATTGGTTCATAGAGCTTTTGGTGGTCCTCTTCTGCATAGGTGGTGTGGAG GGATTGCAAACTTGCCTGGTCGCTTTGTTGTCAAG GTGGTTCAAGCATGCTGGAGAATCATACATTAAGGTGCCATTCTTTGGACCTCTCTCTTACCTAACTTTGGCTGTTGCTCCATTCTGCATAGCATTTGCAGTTGTTTGGGCTGTGTATCGCACTGTTTCCTTTGCCTGGATAGGTCAAGATATACTG GGAATTGCACTGATAATCACCGTTCTGCAAATTGTCCATGTGCCTAATCTCAAG GTGGGTACAGTTCTTCTCAGTTGTGCGTTCTTGTATGACATCTTTTGGGTGTTTGTTTCTAAGAAGGTGTTCCATGAAAGCGTCATGATTGTG GTGGCTCGTGGTGATAGAAGTGGAGAGGATGGAATACCGATGCTGTTAAAGATCCCACGCTTGTTTGATCCTTGGGGTGGTTACAGCATCATAGGATTTGGTGACATCCTTTTACCCGGATTGCTGATAGCATTTTCCCTCAG GTATGATTGGTTAGCAACTAAGAGTCTTCGAGCTGGGTACTTCCCATGGGCAATGCTTGCTTATGGACTAG GTCTTCTCGTTACTTATGTGGCACTGAACTTGATGGATGGCCATGGGCAACCAGCACTGCTCTATATTGTCCCATTCACCCTTG GAACTTTTCTGGCACTGGGGAAGAAAAGAGGGGATCTCAGAGTCTTATGGACCCAAGGAGAACCAGAAACACCATGTTCCCATGTCCGTCTCCAACATAGTGAAGAATTGGACTAG
- the LOC133701297 gene encoding aquaporin PIP1-1, which yields MEGKEEDVKLGANKFSERQPIGTSAQTDKDYKEAPPAPLFEPGELKSWSFYRAGIAEFIATFLFLYITVLTVMGVTKPGTSKCSTVGIQGIAWAFGGMIFALVYCTAGISGGHINPAVTFGLFLARKLSLTRAVFYIIMQCLGAICGAGVVKGFQGSHNYELQGGGANVVNHGYTKGDGLGAEIVGTFVLVYTVFSATDAKRNARDSHVPILAPLPIGFAVFLVHLATIPITGTGINPARSLGAAIIFNKDHAWDDHWIFWVGPFIGAALAAVYHQIVIRAIPFKSRA from the exons ATGGAGGGCAAAGAAGAGGATGTTAAGCTCGGAGCTAACAAGTTCTCAGAAAGACAGCCTATTGGGACATCAGCTCAAACAGACAAGGATTACAAAGAGGCGCCACCAGCTCCTTTGTTCGAGCCTGGTGAGCTCAAGTCATGGTCCTTTTACAGGGCTGGTATTGCTGAGTTCATAGCCACTTTCTTGTTCCTTTACATCACTGTCTTGACTGTCATGGGTGTTACTAAGCCTGGTACCAGCAAATGTTCCACTGTTGGTATTCAAGGCATTGCTTGGGCTTTTGGTGGCATGATCTTTGCCCTTGTTTACTGCACTGCTGGTATCTCGG GTGGACACATCAACCCAGCTGTGACCTTTGGGCTGTTTTTGGCAAGGAAGCTCTCTTTGACAAGGGCTGTGTTTTACATCATCATGCAGTGCCTTGGTGCAATCTGTGGTGCTGGTGTAGTGAAGGGTTTCCAAGGAAGCCACAACTACGAGCTTCAGGGTGGCGGAGCTAATGTTGTGAATCATGGATACACCAAGGGTGATGGCCTTGGTGCAGAGATAGTCGGTACCTTTGTTCTTGTCTACACTGTCTTCTCTGCCACTGATGCCAAGAGAAACGCTAGAGACTCTCATGTCCCT ATTTTGGCTCCCCTTCCCATTGGATTCGCAGTCTTCTTGGTTCATTTGGCTACCATCCCCATAACTGGAACGGGCATTAACCCGGCAAGGAGTCTTGGAGCCGCCATCATCTTCAACAAAGACCATGCATGGGATGACCAC TGGATCTTCTGGGTTGGCCCATTCATTGGAGCTGCTCTTGCCGCTGTCTACCACCAGATAGTCATCAGAGCCATTCCTTTCAAGAGCAGAGCTTAA
- the LOC133701914 gene encoding uncharacterized protein LOC133701914 codes for MHLHPLGSSKPYPRPSVSSNTLRADAASPGSHHPLTKMMWINHHYCATIMVVVSLTWEIKGQPNCAQKQAKRMEYGCCAGRNSWLTIALLTRTRSSRVVIFTELQTRTQSKQQMFLI; via the exons ATGCATTTGCACCCTCTCGg CTCATCCAAGCCATATCCTCGGCCAAGCGTTTCATCAAACACCTTACGTGCTGATGCTGCTTCCCCAGGATCACACCACCCTCTCACCAAAATGAT GTGGATCAACCATCACTATTGTGCTACGATTATGGTCGTTGTTAGTCTCACATGGGAGATTAAAGGACAGCCAAACTGTGCTCAGAAGCAG gCTAAGCGAATGGAATATGGATGTTGTGCGGGGAGAAACAGCTGGTTGACTATCGCATTACTGACAAGAACTCGCTCCAGCCGGGTTGTAATTTTCACTGAATTACAAACACGAACTCAATCCAAGCAACAAATGTTTCTGATTTAA